DNA sequence from the Leptospira limi genome:
CAAGATTTGTCGTAACAAGGGTTTCACAAGCTACACGGGACTTTGGATCTTGGGCTAAATACGCATCGAGAATGGCATCAGAAATTTGGTCACAGACTTTGTCCGGGTGTCCTTCAGATACGGACTCGGAAGTGAAGATATAGTTTTTAAGAGAGGACATATTTTTTACCTTACTTGGTTAAAGTTTCGTTTTTAGGTGGTACGTCAATAGAATTGTCAGGAAAGAGTCCACGCACAAATGATTCCAGTGAATCCGCATTCGTTTGCATTTCCGTTTCCAATTTTTTAGCATATTCTTCGATTTGGCTTTCTGTGAGACCCTTGGGAACAAAGAAGGGTTTCCCATATTGGATGAAGAGCCTAGCCCCAAATTTTGGGAAAAAATGGCGGTCCCAACTCCGAAATACGTAAGCACGGTCATAACAGGAATGTAGATACAAAATGGGAAATCCAGTGAGTGAGGCTGTCACGATCACACCTGGTTTTACTTCCCTTCTTGGGCCTTTGGGTCCGTCGACGGTGAAAATGGGAACCGCACCTTGTTTCATTTCCTTTAGGATATTGCGAAACGCACCTGTTCCGCCCCTTGTAGAGGATCCTCGCACCGAACGAAGGCCTGAACGAGCAAATGTTTGGTGGATAATTTCACCATCTTTTGATTGGGACACAAGTGCTACCATGTCCGCTTTTTTCTTTCGTTTTAAGTATTCAGTTGCGTGCCTGTACAAAGAAAGTGTTGTTTCATGAAACACTGCGATGATGTAATCCTTTCCTTGTTCGATGACATTTGTTGATTCCTGAGGGATGATCAACTTTTGATTTCTTACAAATAGATACCAAACTCTTACAATGAAGTGAACTACAAAACTGAAAATGATGTATTTTGTTTTGGAATAGGGTTTTTGTTTATTATCTGGAATCAAAAAGAATGGTCCTTACCTATCTCCCACAGAATATCGTTTTCATAAATTTTTACCATCGGTTTGGATGGATCTGTAGTTTTATCATGTAACAACGAATAAATCATAGATTTGGCAACATATTCTGCTTGGATGGGTTTGTATTTTTTTAAACCAAATAATCCAAATGGAATGATGTGGCCAAGTACCTCACCAACCTTTTCTCCGATCCGAAGTTCGTCTCGTTCTCCAATGAGAAGGGAAGGCCTAAAGATTCCTAAAAAGGGAAATGAAAGTGCCATCAATTCCTTTTCCAATTCTCCTTTCACTCGGTTGTAAAAAATGGAAGAGTGAGCATCAGAGCCCATCGCTGTAATGATATAAAAACCTGGGACATTTTTTTCCTTCGCTTGTTTTGCGGCAAGGAGTGGATATTCATAATCAATTTCTCTAAATTTCTCCTGACTCCCAGCCTTATTAATGGTAGTACCCAAACAACAAAACACGGCATCAATTCCGTCGGGAACACTTACCTTTCCTGATTGGAAATCTTCCCAAGTGACTTTTATCACTTCAATGGGAAGATTTGGTTTGGATGAGTTCTCAAAATGACGAGCCCAAACGATCACTTTTTTGATCTGAGGATAAAAGAGAAGAGACAATAACACTTGTTTACCGACAAGTCCTGTTCCACCAAGTAACAATATTTTCATTTTATCTCCAAACTTCTTGCGAGCATTGAGTCATTTAAATTGATTTTTTCTACAAATTGAATTCCAGCGATATGATAAATGACGTTTTTGATTTTGGAAGTTTGGGTCCACATGATGGTACCTTCAAAAAACAACCGTTTTGTGCCTTTTGACCAAACAATACTCCCGAGTACTAGTGATTCGATTTCATCACTGAGTAAATCGTCTTCTCCCAAAAAACAAAGTCCTTCTTCAGAAATGTTTCCTAATTTTCCAAATAGAGTGATTCCTTCGAGATCCAAATGGACTTCAAACTCGGAAAAATCACCTGGAGAAATTCTGGGAAGCCTTCGCTCACTTTCCATAGCAACAAAATACATGGATTCCTAGAATTGGAAACGAAAAAAGCAAATTAGAACTGAAAGTAGATGAACGGAACAGAGTTTTCGGGTGTAGCTAAATTTAAGACAAGAAACAGAATTGGATACATCGCAAATTCAAAACTGGCAGGGATTTTTTTCCCTTTCCCCTTTTCGAAGAGAAAATAACCAATGGCATGTCCAATCGCCAGAAAACCAATGATCCATAGGAAATCTTTCCACATATAGGGGCGTAAATTTCCATCTTGGAAAAAGAAAATCCCTTTTAAATGGATCCAAGCATTTTCCCAAGTAAGCGAGCGGAAAAAAACCGCACCTAAAAAGAAAATGGAATTATTGAGTACATTTTGAAACAGCCAAACAGGAATTTGAACGAGTGACGAAAATTGGCCAGAAGTAGTTTCTTTTTTGTCCGGAAACCACTCTTTCCAAATTTCTTCCAAAACATAAAAAAATCCATTGAGAGACCCCCAAAACACAAAGGTCCATTGCGCACCATGCCAAACCCCACTCACAAACATGGTAAACCATAAATTAAACTTACGACGTACGGAAGTTACACGGCTTCCACCCATTGGGATGTAAATATAGTCACGTAACCAAGAATTGAGTGTCATATGCCACCTTCGCCAAAAGCCGGAAACAGATGTGGCGAGAAATGGTAAATTAAAATTGGTAGGCAATTTGTAACCGAGTAACATGGCACTGCCGATGGCCATATCCGAATACCCGCTAAAATCCAAATACACTTGGATTCCTCCTAGAGCGGCCGCAATGAGCAAGGCATAAGCATGATGACCTGCTGGATTTGCATAAATGGCATCAATTGTTGGTGCAACCATATCAGAAAGTACGGCCTTTTTAAAATAACCTAACATAAAAAAACGAATTGCAACTCGAAATTCAATGTCTTCTAATTTTTTAGGACTGTACAACTGGGGCATAAAGGTCCTTGCTGTAACAATGGGACCTGCAACAAGTTGTGGGAAAAAACTCACAAATAATGCAAAGCGAATAAAATCAGTTTCCGCTGGTATCTCTTTGCGATACACATCAATCGTATACGATAATGATTGGAATGTAAAAAAGGAAATCCCTGCTGGCAAAATGATTTTTAAAACAGGTAACATATCGCCACCAAACAATCCATTGGTGACGGAATTCATAGAAGTCACTACAAAATTATAGTATTTAAAAAATCCTAGGATAAAAACTAAGTTTGTAACCAAACTAAAGAGTAATAAATAATACCTTACTTTTTCTCTCGTTTCATTTGCAAGTTTGAGACCCACATAAAAGTCAATGGCTGTGGATAAAAGTATCAGTGCCCCAAAACGATAATCCCAAGACATGTAGAAAAAATAACTACTGATGAGTAGGAATATATGTAAGATGCGAGTTTCTTTAGATTGGTTCGAAAAGAGTGCTGGGAATAAATACCAAACGGTAAAAAAGACAAAAAGAAAGAAGACAAAGTATTCAAAATCAGAAAAGATCAATGGGTTTGCCTTCTATTCAGACCAGAATCATCGAAAAAATACCACTGTCAATCATTTCGACTTGCAGAACATTTGCATTTCACTTATGATTGGTCACTAGTTTTCAGCTAAGAACTATAGAGGTAGAAAATGAAAAAAGTATTTAAAACAGCGCTCGTCGGGTTATTGTCCTTCGGCCTACTTTCCAATTGTTTTGGAAAATTTGGTGCAATTAAGGCAGTATATTCTTTTAATGCTGGGATTCAAATTGGATCGGGTAAATTAGCAAGTTTCTTTCGTTCCTTGTTAATGATTTTTCCTTTATACATTGCGTATGGAATTGGAAGTTTCTTGGACATTATTGTTTTCAACCTAATTGAATTCTGGACTGACCATAATCCAATTGCAGCGGCGGAGTATGACTTTGATGGAAAACTAGTGAAAGAATATAGCGAAAATGGACAAACCATCACTCTTACCTACACAGAATGGGGTAAAGTTTTAAGAATGGATGCTCCTACCGCAAAAGGTGTTGAGTCAGTTTACTTTTTAAAAGAAAAACCAGAAAAAGCATACAGACTGATCAATGGTAAGTATGTAGAAATCCAACAAGTGAGTGGACCAATCCTTCCTCCAATGAGTGCAAAACACATCTAAGACCATCATTGCCCCTAATTTTAGGGGCAATCCTTAGCCGATACTTTAAAATATGAAACGAATTCCTTTTGTCGTATTGCTTTTGCTATTTGTTTGGATGTGCCAAACACCACAACAGGTGATGATTCCTAACTTCCCAACACAATCCGAACAAATCAATTTGAATCGAATCAAAATGATCACTAAACAAGAGGCAAATCTAGGCCAGGAATCAAATTCCAAAAAACCCCTCACCCAAGAGCCAGGAGTGAGTGTTGAATATTCAGAAAACAAAATTCCCTTTATCCAATTGGATTTATTTTTTGAAGATGCAGGAATCAGCATCATAGAAGAAATCATCGCTGGCACCATTATAGACCATCACATAGTCGTCTTAAACCAAAAAGGTGAAATCATCGCAAAACAACCTGTTAACTTCCAAGCCTATGAAATTTTGGAAACTAAAACAGAAGTGATGCGAAATAAGGTGATTGTTGGCGAATCTAAAAAACCAGTGAAGGTGAATAGCACAACTCCAGAAACTAGGATCTCAAGAGAGGCCATCGAAAGACAATACTCCGATCGTGACACAGTTCCCCAGGTACTCGAAATTTTTGAAGGGAAAGTTCCTTCTCCAGGAGAATACATTAGTATTTATTTAGAGTTAACTTATGTTCTACCTTATTTGGAACCAAATTGTGAATCGTATGGCGGAAATTGTTTTGGCGCCAAACAAAAATTTTTCGATGATGTAACTTCACGGAATCGACGTGAATTGGATATTTTGAGAAATCGTTATGTCAATGGGGAAATTGCACAGTTCCCAAACTTAACCTCAGAAGAGCAGACAGAATTTAAAACAAATATTAAATCAAAAATTGACTCTTCCAATGGAACGTATGGACCAAAGCATACATTTACCAAATTTTTCTTCAGAGAATGGAACTTAGTATCTTCACCGCGGTATTTTCGAATTCTTTCCGTTGGCAAATTGGGAAAACAAACGATGGTAGAAGAAGACAAAAGAACCGAGGAATCAAAAGAAAATTCACAATTGGAAAAAGATGATAACCATTCTATCTTTGATTCTCCAACTCATACAAAACATAAAAAGAGAACCATCACAACTCCATAACATTCAAAAACGCGGGTGCTTGGTCTAACAAACACCCGTGTTCCAGTTATGCTACTTTTTCTTCTCGTTTCTTCATACTATCGAATCGAACAGTAGATGCCGTGACTTTCACTTTTGATTTATTTTCGCCATCTGGAGTTTTCCATCGGTTTTGTTTTAAATTGCCCATCACAGTCACTTTACTTCCTTTTTTTAAGTACTCCACACAGTTTTCTCCCAACTTTTCCCAAGCTTCCACTTCAAAAAAGGAAACATCATCCTTTTCCTTTGCATCTGGGTTGTTTTGAGAGTGATTGACTGCCACAGTGAATTGTGCCAGTGACTTACCTCCAGCAATTGTTTTCTCCTCTGGATCAGAAGTTAGATTCCCATCCAAGATAATGTACGATAGATTTTTCATTTGAGTATCCCTATTACAGTTTTATTAGCCACATCTCTTTTAGGTGAAAAACTTGAATGATGGTACAAAAAAATGTTATCTCAAGTGATTTTATTCATTCTAAAAAAAACTGATTTGGGATAGACAACCGGATTCTTCTCTTATTGAATTAGGGTGTGGCACTTCCCGATTCCGAAATATTGCAATTACTAACCTCGATTAGCCGAGAATTGGTATGTTTACATGAAACTGATGGGACTTACATTTATGTGAGCCCCAATTCAAAATCAATCATCGGATATGAACCAGAGGAACTCGTTGGAAAAAATCCATATGATTTTTTCCATCCCGATGACAGAAGATTAATTTTTGAAAGATCACACCAACCACTTTTGCGAGGTGACGAAAACATCCACCCCACTTTCCGTTACTTACATAAAAATGGAACTTATATCTGGTTACAATCAGACAATCGATTGACCACTCACTCCATTTCAGGAAAAAAATACCTCCATACATCTTCTCGCGATATCTCAGAAAAAATAGAATCCGATGCAAACTTAGCTTTGTCCGAACGTAAATTCAAAACCTTATTCCGTGATTCCCCCATTGGACTTGTATTAACGAGCACACATGGTTACATCGACGATGTCAATGAAGCCTTCGCAAAATTTTTAGGTTATGAAATCTTTGAACTATTAGGAAAACATTTTTCTGAAATTAGTTCCATAGGAGAACTAGAAGAAAATTTACGGTATAGAGATTCTGTCCAAAAAGGAATGATCGATCATTATTCCATAGAAAAACAATATGTACATAAACTAGGACATTTAGTTTGGGCATACATCACAGTCACTGTGTTACGCGATGATTCAGGGAAAGCAATTTATTATTTAGCACAAATAATCGATATTGACGAACGAAAAAAAACAGAATCTCTGCTTTTAGAAAACAATGAACACTTAAAAGCCACTAAAAATTCTCTTCTCATCCAAAACAAACAACTCCAATCTTATAACCAAATCATCTCTCATCATTTACGGGCACCTGTGAGTAATCTCAGGAGTTTATTGGATTTATTAAAAATAACAGATGTAGAAGAAGAAAGAAAGGAATTACAAAATCATTTGGAAGAAGTGACTGAAAATTTGGAAACCGTACTTTCCGAATTAATCACAACCCTAAAGATCCAAAGTTTGGAAAATTACCAACCTGAATGGATTTCCATCCTTCCTACCTTTCAAAAAGTGCAAAAACTGATGGAAGGGGAATTCCAGAAAAAAAACGTCCACATTGAACTGAATGTGACAGAAAAAGAATTGGTTTTTGTTTCCAAAGAATACCTAGAAACCTTATTTTTACAACTCATCAGCAATTCAATTCAATTTGCTGATCCTTCTCGGGAACTTCGGATTGGAGTGGAATCCTTTTCTATGGGTTCCGAAACGACAATTTCCTTCTCAGATAATGGATTAGGGGTTGATTTATCTCGGTATGGGGATCAAATTTTTCAGCTGAAGAAGACTTTTCATCGTCAGATGAGTGGGAAAGGTCTCGGTTTATTTTTAATGAAATATACGATGGAATCATTGGGCGGAAGAGTTGAAGTCAAATCGAAACCTGGGGAAGGTGCCACGTTTTTACTTCATTTTCCGAATGGGGGTGCTAACACATGACGCCCAAAATTTGTATCATCGATGATGACAAAATTTACCAATTCACAACCAAGAAGATCATATCCAATGCTGGCATTGCTGGTGAAGTTTTGGTATTTTCGGATGCCGAGAACGCACTCAGTTTTTTCCAATCAGAACTGGAAAACACATCAACACTTCCTGATATTATATTTTTGGATATTAATATGCCTTTTATGGATGGTTGGCAATTCTTAGAAGCGATGGAACCTTTACTTTCCAAATTCCTAAAACAAATTCAAATTTATCTGGTAAGTTCTTCGGTTGACGAAGCGGATACAGAAAGGGCGGCAAAAATTCCTTATGTCTCTGGTTATATTTTTAAACCATTTACCAAAGAAAAACTTTTGGATTCTTTGGCTCATCTACAATCTTAGCTTGTCAATAACTTAGTTCGAGGGTAGATATGGATGCAAAAATGATGAATACAATTTTGAGTTGGATCGAAACAAACCCTCTCTCTGCCACTTGGGCCGGACTATTTTTATTTTTTGCACTCGTTTTCATTCGGGACATCACACAAAAAAAACACACCATTCAAAGGAATTTTCCCATCGTTGGAAGGTTACGTTACTTTTTAGAAATGATTGGTCCCGAACTCAGGCAGTACTGGGTAGCCAATGACAAAGAAGAAAGACCATTTGACCGCACAGAAAGGAGTTGGATTTACGCAACTGCCAAAGGCCAAAATAATAATTTTGGATTTGGAACGACTGAGATTCAATATGAACCTGGTTATCCCATCATTAAACACAAAGCATTTCCTTATCCTGAATCGAAAGCATATGTGCACAACAATGACCCGAGTTGTATTCCCTGCCTTAAGGTCATTGGGCCGAACCGAAAATTCCCTTACAGACCTTATTCCATTGTCAATATTTCGGCAATGTCATTTGGTTCCCTTGGAAAAAACGCAGTCTTAGCTCTCAACCGTGGAGCAAGAGATTCTGGTGCTTACCATAACACTGGTGAGGGGGGACTTAGCCACTACCATATGGAAGGTGCCGATATTGTTTGGCAAATTGGAACTGGATACTTTGGTGCAAGAGACAATTCTGGAAAATTTAACTTAGAAGTTTTAAAAGAAAAAGTCGGAAAAAATGCCTGCGTAAAAATGATTGAAATCAAATTATCACAGGGCGCCAAACCAGGAAAAGGTGGTATTTTACCTGCTAAAAAAGTTAACGCAGAGATTGCTTCAATTCGACATGTTCCTGAAGGAAAAGATTGTATATCACCTAACTCTCATAGTGAGTTCACAAATGTAAAAGAACTAGTGTCCTTTATCGAAAAAATAGCGAATGGAACAGGTTTGCCTGTTGGGATCAAAAGTGCAGTTGGTGAAATTGAATTCTGGGAAGAATTAGCAGAAGAAATAAAACGTACCTCACAAGGTCCAGATTTTATCACCATCGATGGTGGTGAAGGGGGAACTGGTGCTGCCCCACTAACATATGCAGACCATGTGTCTTTACCCTTTAAAATAGGATTCCAACGAGTGTATACTTTGTTCCAAAAAGAAGGTTTGTCTGACAGAGTTGTATGGATAGGTTCGGGAAAATTGGGTTTTCCTGACCGAGCAGTTGTCGCCATTGCCATGGGTTGTGATCTCATTAACATCGCAAGGGAAGCCATGTTATCGATTGGTTGTATCCAAGCCCAGAAATGCCATACAGACCATTGTCCTGCTGGTGTTGCCACACAAAACTGGTGGTTACAACGTGGAGTTGATCCAGAAATCAAGGGCAAACGAGCTGCCAAATACATCCAAGGGTTTCGAAAAGAACTTTTAAGTTTGGCACATTCTTGTGGATAC
Encoded proteins:
- a CDS encoding lysophospholipid acyltransferase family protein, producing MIPDNKQKPYSKTKYIIFSFVVHFIVRVWYLFVRNQKLIIPQESTNVIEQGKDYIIAVFHETTLSLYRHATEYLKRKKKADMVALVSQSKDGEIIHQTFARSGLRSVRGSSTRGGTGAFRNILKEMKQGAVPIFTVDGPKGPRREVKPGVIVTASLTGFPILYLHSCYDRAYVFRSWDRHFFPKFGARLFIQYGKPFFVPKGLTESQIEEYAKKLETEMQTNADSLESFVRGLFPDNSIDVPPKNETLTK
- a CDS encoding MBOAT family O-acyltransferase; this encodes MIFSDFEYFVFFLFVFFTVWYLFPALFSNQSKETRILHIFLLISSYFFYMSWDYRFGALILLSTAIDFYVGLKLANETREKVRYYLLLFSLVTNLVFILGFFKYYNFVVTSMNSVTNGLFGGDMLPVLKIILPAGISFFTFQSLSYTIDVYRKEIPAETDFIRFALFVSFFPQLVAGPIVTARTFMPQLYSPKKLEDIEFRVAIRFFMLGYFKKAVLSDMVAPTIDAIYANPAGHHAYALLIAAALGGIQVYLDFSGYSDMAIGSAMLLGYKLPTNFNLPFLATSVSGFWRRWHMTLNSWLRDYIYIPMGGSRVTSVRRKFNLWFTMFVSGVWHGAQWTFVFWGSLNGFFYVLEEIWKEWFPDKKETTSGQFSSLVQIPVWLFQNVLNNSIFFLGAVFFRSLTWENAWIHLKGIFFFQDGNLRPYMWKDFLWIIGFLAIGHAIGYFLFEKGKGKKIPASFEFAMYPILFLVLNLATPENSVPFIYFQF
- a CDS encoding PAS domain S-box protein produces the protein MALPDSEILQLLTSISRELVCLHETDGTYIYVSPNSKSIIGYEPEELVGKNPYDFFHPDDRRLIFERSHQPLLRGDENIHPTFRYLHKNGTYIWLQSDNRLTTHSISGKKYLHTSSRDISEKIESDANLALSERKFKTLFRDSPIGLVLTSTHGYIDDVNEAFAKFLGYEIFELLGKHFSEISSIGELEENLRYRDSVQKGMIDHYSIEKQYVHKLGHLVWAYITVTVLRDDSGKAIYYLAQIIDIDERKKTESLLLENNEHLKATKNSLLIQNKQLQSYNQIISHHLRAPVSNLRSLLDLLKITDVEEERKELQNHLEEVTENLETVLSELITTLKIQSLENYQPEWISILPTFQKVQKLMEGEFQKKNVHIELNVTEKELVFVSKEYLETLFLQLISNSIQFADPSRELRIGVESFSMGSETTISFSDNGLGVDLSRYGDQIFQLKKTFHRQMSGKGLGLFLMKYTMESLGGRVEVKSKPGEGATFLLHFPNGGANT
- a CDS encoding FMN-binding glutamate synthase family protein, translated to MMNTILSWIETNPLSATWAGLFLFFALVFIRDITQKKHTIQRNFPIVGRLRYFLEMIGPELRQYWVANDKEERPFDRTERSWIYATAKGQNNNFGFGTTEIQYEPGYPIIKHKAFPYPESKAYVHNNDPSCIPCLKVIGPNRKFPYRPYSIVNISAMSFGSLGKNAVLALNRGARDSGAYHNTGEGGLSHYHMEGADIVWQIGTGYFGARDNSGKFNLEVLKEKVGKNACVKMIEIKLSQGAKPGKGGILPAKKVNAEIASIRHVPEGKDCISPNSHSEFTNVKELVSFIEKIANGTGLPVGIKSAVGEIEFWEELAEEIKRTSQGPDFITIDGGEGGTGAAPLTYADHVSLPFKIGFQRVYTLFQKEGLSDRVVWIGSGKLGFPDRAVVAIAMGCDLINIAREAMLSIGCIQAQKCHTDHCPAGVATQNWWLQRGVDPEIKGKRAAKYIQGFRKELLSLAHSCGYEHPGQFTGQDIEISMGMNRYQTLEGLLGYKRDEVKFTKLQDYTVFPKRQA
- a CDS encoding response regulator, whose product is MTPKICIIDDDKIYQFTTKKIISNAGIAGEVLVFSDAENALSFFQSELENTSTLPDIIFLDINMPFMDGWQFLEAMEPLLSKFLKQIQIYLVSSSVDEADTERAAKIPYVSGYIFKPFTKEKLLDSLAHLQS
- a CDS encoding single-stranded DNA-binding protein gives rise to the protein MKNLSYIILDGNLTSDPEEKTIAGGKSLAQFTVAVNHSQNNPDAKEKDDVSFFEVEAWEKLGENCVEYLKKGSKVTVMGNLKQNRWKTPDGENKSKVKVTASTVRFDSMKKREEKVA
- a CDS encoding DUF3332 family protein; its protein translation is MKKVFKTALVGLLSFGLLSNCFGKFGAIKAVYSFNAGIQIGSGKLASFFRSLLMIFPLYIAYGIGSFLDIIVFNLIEFWTDHNPIAAAEYDFDGKLVKEYSENGQTITLTYTEWGKVLRMDAPTAKGVESVYFLKEKPEKAYRLINGKYVEIQQVSGPILPPMSAKHI
- a CDS encoding Rossmann-fold NAD(P)-binding domain-containing protein, whose protein sequence is MKILLLGGTGLVGKQVLLSLLFYPQIKKVIVWARHFENSSKPNLPIEVIKVTWEDFQSGKVSVPDGIDAVFCCLGTTINKAGSQEKFREIDYEYPLLAAKQAKEKNVPGFYIITAMGSDAHSSIFYNRVKGELEKELMALSFPFLGIFRPSLLIGERDELRIGEKVGEVLGHIIPFGLFGLKKYKPIQAEYVAKSMIYSLLHDKTTDPSKPMVKIYENDILWEIGKDHSF
- a CDS encoding PilZ domain-containing protein — translated: MYFVAMESERRLPRISPGDFSEFEVHLDLEGITLFGKLGNISEEGLCFLGEDDLLSDEIESLVLGSIVWSKGTKRLFFEGTIMWTQTSKIKNVIYHIAGIQFVEKINLNDSMLARSLEIK